In Lathyrus oleraceus cultivar Zhongwan6 chromosome 2, CAAS_Psat_ZW6_1.0, whole genome shotgun sequence, the DNA window TTTGCCATTTCTGAAGGTTTTCCAAGCTCAAATCCAATTGGATGTACTGCAAGTAATAAAATCAATTATTAGCAAAATAATCAATTTCTTCGTCGCTAAATCAATCACCAACGAAATAATTACCATTAAAATGAAATGTGTAGGCTGTTACAATGACCGGAACTGCGGTGAAAAGATCAAAGAAAGATGTTTGTTTGTCCAAACGAGGGACCAGTCTAGGTGTCTGCGTTTTCCCTTCCGCAAGAGCAATGATTGCCAACACAGAACATATTGTAACAAATGCCACTGCCAGAAGAGTTGATACTGCAGAACTGAACTTCAATGACTCTGTAAAAACAAAAGCAATAAATAACACCAAATTTGAGTATTGTAAGCTAACATCAAGTTCATTGAATATCAGATACATTTAACTTTTATATACATCAAAGAGAATCTTTACAAACACTTACCAACGCGACGGTACAATACCAATGGAAACAAAATGAAGATCATGGTAAAGATTAAAGCAAATTCTCTTGAATTCCACCAATGAATCCCAAACCATTGTTGCAAAACACCCATATGTACTACTCCTTCAGGTTTATTTCCAGAAAATACATCCGCTGCAAAATACATCAAATAATAcacaattttaaaaaataaaaaaaaatatcCAAATTCAAAAATGCTAATGAACTAGAAGCCATTGAAAAAAATGCGTTGTTACTTACCCATGATAATTAGGTACATAATTAAACACCCCATATTAGTAATCACAACACAAAGTTGAGTTGCTGCAGCTCCTAAGGGACCAAAAGCTTCCCTCATGACACCAGAATACGTCGTCGTTTCACCCGAACGCGTAAACCTCATTAAAAATTCAACAGAAATTTCAGCCAGTAAAGCAATTACCAGAACCAAAACGAAAGCCGGAATCACACCGAGAACCTTCAGAGTTGCCGGAAGAGACATGATTCCGGCGCCAATTACGCTCGTTGCGACATTGAACACCGCACCGGAAACAGTTGCCGGTTTCAAAGAAGTCTTGGATCCTGACAAGAGAGGTGCGTTTGCTCCGATCACCGGCGACATCCCGGCGGCAATATAAAGAAAAGATTTGAGAAAGTTTTGTTACTGCTTTGCTTTGCGTTGATTCTTACACGATGAAGAGATAAGGGGGTGAGTTTTTATAGAGATTCTGGGTTGAATGATTGAAGTAATTGAAAGACGAGAATACCATCAATGAATATGAATATGAAAATTTAAGTATAGAATTAGATGAGGGTGTTTTTGTAAATTGAAGTAGGTTTGGTGACAGGTAATTTTGTTGTTTATTGCTATCTGTGAAAAAAATGACAGTTAGATTATAAGTTTTATTTAGATGTTCAATGAACAGAGACAAAGTTGTTAAAATATGTCCAATCAGAACACTCAATGTATTTGGATGGAAAAGTGGGTTGGATAACTCATCTAATGTTGTTGCCTTCATCTTATTTGTGGCATGTCATTCTCTTAATAGGAATAATATTTAAGTAGctaataataattaataaaattttgttttttaatgAAATATAGTCCTACGATACACTTATCCAATCCCTGAAAATTGATGATTTAATTATTTagtttaaatatattttttaaagcaatattttaaaa includes these proteins:
- the LOC127118099 gene encoding amino acid transporter AVT6C, which produces MSPVIGANAPLLSGSKTSLKPATVSGAVFNVATSVIGAGIMSLPATLKVLGVIPAFVLVLVIALLAEISVEFLMRFTRSGETTTYSGVMREAFGPLGAAATQLCVVITNMGCLIMYLIIMADVFSGNKPEGVVHMGVLQQWFGIHWWNSREFALIFTMIFILFPLVLYRRVESLKFSSAVSTLLAVAFVTICSVLAIIALAEGKTQTPRLVPRLDKQTSFFDLFTAVPVIVTAYTFHFNVHPIGFELGKPSEMAKAVRIALILCAVIYFSIGLFGYLLFGDSTQSDILINFDHSADSPFGHLLNTLVRLSYAFHILLTFPVLNFSLRTTVDEFLFPKRPLLVTDNKRFMILTIALLVLSYIAAVAIPDIWYIFQFMGSTSAVCLSFVFPASIVLRDIHGISTRKDKIIALVMIILAGVTSVIAMSNNIYKLF